In Trichocoleus desertorum NBK24, the following are encoded in one genomic region:
- a CDS encoding ArsA family ATPase — MHQYDSLQLALFSGKGGVGKTTLSCGFARRWAKQFPEQTILLVSTDPAHSLGDVLQTETSNTSHALADLPNLQVRSLDAAALLQDFKARYGQVLELLVERGSFVQGEDLSPVWNLSWPGLDELMGILEIQRLLREGEADRVVVDMAPSGHTINLFKLMDFLDELLTALELFQEKHRVLSQSFTGRYTADDADAFLYEMKAELLAGRSLLQNPDCTACLVVAIAEPMSFLETQRFLEALNQLQIPLGGLLVNHILTPLEDGDRYYEQQEILGKFQTLGDQPIFTVPQQLEEPVGSAPLDHLVAQITPLEVVFSTPPVVVQWPTKVSPSFEDFMAADRQLLLVGGKGGVGKTTVAAAIAWGMAERHPDRQVRVISIDPAHSLGDAFGQPLGHQPTALTHNLTGQEIDASEVLNQFREEYLWELAEMMSGDSSEGDRSLSIAYGPEAWRRIAAQALPGIDEMLSLITVIDLLERQEQDLIILDTAPTGHLLRFLEMPTALGDWLAWIFKLWIKYQDVLGRTEFMGRLRSLRQRVMQAQKRLQDPKYTEFILVLQAQSAIVAEGQRLAQSLAEMGVSQRYVVHNRFEPELLLPADALPQHTTIHLPVLPRSVTPLARIQGAAELLF; from the coding sequence ATGCATCAGTATGATTCCCTGCAACTCGCTCTCTTTAGCGGCAAAGGGGGTGTCGGTAAAACCACACTTTCCTGCGGTTTCGCTCGCCGCTGGGCCAAACAGTTTCCTGAGCAAACAATTCTTTTAGTTTCCACTGATCCAGCTCATTCCTTGGGCGATGTGCTGCAAACAGAAACCAGTAATACGTCCCATGCCTTAGCCGATTTACCCAACTTGCAGGTGCGATCGCTGGATGCTGCGGCCCTTCTCCAAGACTTTAAAGCTCGGTATGGTCAGGTTTTAGAGCTTTTAGTAGAGCGAGGCAGTTTTGTTCAGGGAGAAGATCTATCTCCGGTTTGGAACTTAAGCTGGCCAGGGCTGGATGAGTTGATGGGCATTCTGGAAATCCAACGCCTCTTGCGAGAAGGAGAAGCTGATCGCGTGGTGGTGGATATGGCACCCAGCGGCCATACGATTAACTTGTTTAAGTTGATGGATTTCTTGGATGAGTTGCTGACGGCGTTGGAACTGTTTCAAGAAAAACATCGAGTTCTGAGCCAAAGTTTTACCGGACGTTACACCGCTGATGATGCCGATGCTTTTCTCTATGAGATGAAAGCAGAGCTATTGGCTGGGCGATCGCTTTTGCAAAACCCTGACTGCACCGCTTGTCTGGTAGTAGCGATCGCGGAACCGATGAGCTTTTTGGAAACTCAGCGGTTTTTAGAGGCACTGAACCAACTGCAAATTCCCTTGGGTGGACTGCTGGTGAATCACATTCTTACGCCGCTTGAGGATGGCGATCGCTACTATGAGCAGCAGGAGATTTTAGGCAAGTTTCAAACCCTGGGTGATCAGCCGATTTTCACTGTCCCCCAGCAACTTGAAGAACCTGTCGGCTCAGCCCCGCTCGATCATCTGGTGGCTCAGATCACGCCTTTAGAAGTTGTGTTTTCTACTCCGCCAGTGGTGGTGCAATGGCCTACCAAAGTTTCTCCCAGTTTTGAGGATTTTATGGCGGCAGATCGGCAACTTTTACTCGTTGGGGGCAAAGGAGGAGTGGGCAAAACCACAGTCGCCGCTGCGATCGCTTGGGGTATGGCTGAACGACATCCCGATCGCCAAGTGCGAGTCATTTCCATAGACCCCGCTCATTCTTTAGGCGATGCCTTTGGGCAACCGTTAGGACATCAGCCGACAGCATTAACCCACAACTTAACCGGGCAGGAAATTGATGCCAGCGAAGTTCTAAACCAGTTCCGAGAGGAGTACCTGTGGGAACTGGCGGAGATGATGAGTGGGGATAGTTCCGAGGGCGATCGATCGCTCAGCATTGCCTACGGCCCCGAAGCATGGCGACGGATTGCCGCTCAAGCGTTACCAGGCATTGATGAGATGTTGTCGCTGATCACGGTGATCGATTTGCTGGAGCGGCAAGAGCAAGATTTGATTATTTTGGATACCGCTCCAACTGGACACTTGCTCCGCTTCCTCGAAATGCCTACCGCTCTGGGAGATTGGCTAGCCTGGATTTTTAAGCTGTGGATCAAGTATCAGGATGTGTTGGGGCGAACTGAGTTTATGGGGCGTCTGCGATCGCTGCGGCAACGGGTGATGCAAGCGCAAAAACGGCTCCAAGACCCGAAATATACCGAGTTTATTTTGGTGTTACAAGCGCAGTCGGCCATTGTGGCCGAGGGTCAGCGTTTAGCTCAGTCCTTAGCGGAGATGGGGGTGTCTCAACGCTACGTGGTTCATAACCGCTTTGAACCAGAACTCCTGCTGCCTGCTGATGCTTTACCTCAGCACACCACCATTCATCTGCCAGTCTTGCCCCGCTCCGTGACTCCCCTCGCTCGGATTCAAGGTGCAGCGGAGTTGTTGTTCTAA
- a CDS encoding HNH endonuclease produces MSKTPRIRIPPEVRKYVFERDRYQCRSCGQTQVEVHLSIDHIIPLARGGSNDISNLQTLCLPCNQQKQHYLDPRFQRHFNL; encoded by the coding sequence ATGAGCAAAACCCCGCGAATTCGGATTCCGCCAGAAGTTCGGAAATATGTGTTTGAGCGCGATCGCTATCAATGCCGAAGCTGTGGGCAGACTCAAGTAGAGGTGCATCTCAGTATCGACCACATCATTCCATTGGCGCGAGGCGGGTCTAACGACATTAGTAACCTGCAAACGCTCTGTCTGCCTTGCAATCAGCAGAAACAGCATTATCTCGATCCGCGATTTCAGCGCCACTTCAACCTCTAG
- a CDS encoding KGK domain-containing protein: MEDMNNRYSLNDFDSKDIVSFDSRLFKVEQLTEALKNAFNSRYVGPYLYEALAQQNVPIDTRSFSDAYREESNEWWFSEGGNCEVLRPGPQGWQKGKIRIRVKVDLEFCPDETENDQTESTLDDIRQMINE; encoded by the coding sequence ATGGAAGATATGAATAATCGATACAGCCTAAATGATTTTGACAGCAAGGATATTGTTTCTTTTGATTCTCGGTTGTTTAAGGTGGAGCAGTTAACAGAAGCCCTCAAAAATGCATTTAATTCAAGATATGTTGGCCCCTACCTATATGAAGCTTTGGCCCAACAGAATGTCCCAATTGATACCCGAAGTTTTAGCGATGCTTATCGCGAGGAATCCAATGAATGGTGGTTTAGTGAAGGAGGAAATTGTGAAGTTCTCAGACCTGGGCCTCAAGGCTGGCAGAAGGGGAAAATTCGAATCAGAGTGAAAGTAGATTTAGAATTTTGTCCTGATGAAACAGAAAATGATCAGACAGAATCAACCCTGGATGATATTCGCCAAATGATTAATGAATAG
- a CDS encoding gas vesicle protein: MTTFPQMPAPSSSNRGAIATATQGSTLADVLERVLDKGIVIAGDISVSVGSTELLSIRIRLLISSVDKAKEIGINWWESDPHLSSQTHSLMEANQQLLQRIEGLETELRALRATPAAFPTAPA, encoded by the coding sequence GTGACTACTTTCCCCCAAATGCCCGCCCCTAGCAGTTCTAACCGTGGTGCGATCGCCACCGCTACTCAAGGCTCAACCTTAGCCGATGTCCTAGAACGAGTTTTAGATAAAGGCATTGTGATTGCGGGAGACATTTCCGTTTCAGTTGGCTCTACCGAACTGCTGAGTATTCGGATTCGCTTGTTGATTTCTTCGGTAGATAAGGCGAAGGAAATTGGCATCAACTGGTGGGAAAGCGATCCTCATCTCAGTAGCCAAACCCACAGCCTGATGGAAGCCAATCAGCAACTCCTCCAACGGATCGAGGGTCTAGAAACAGAATTGCGAGCCTTACGCGCCACTCCCGCCGCATTTCCCACAGCTCCTGCTTAG
- the gvpC gene encoding gas vesicle protein GvpC gives MVALRNLWQEQRRQRQQQLAQRQQQVQAALAATRQQRQVRAAQVHNNLAAFRADLTEESELWQANQHLFRLQLQQSVQALQQETQNFLAYSRLERQIQAEELAEQLDSFVQKLQEQTAEFLSLTAIERSLMAEQLAQELRQFHSELNASVTLLRQEIQTQVSTLQQETQALLSTSQHERVLMRTQQAKELTTFVEKLSADVQSYLWELELLREDRAQQLQQTLSQSKSDRQAHVAALFQRFDTFRTELQQHCTNLRTSVWGADLENQLTQSQTSPPFPLLQKRGATDGQRSNSEPTSAPIPPAQPKPVDIEKEVYNYIHQVQGARLAELETALTINRIQAVDVLRSLITKGLITQRDRVYYTQEEFNL, from the coding sequence ATGGTTGCTCTGAGAAACTTATGGCAAGAACAGCGGCGGCAGCGCCAGCAGCAACTAGCTCAGCGCCAGCAACAAGTACAAGCAGCTTTAGCGGCAACGCGGCAACAACGCCAAGTCCGAGCAGCCCAGGTTCATAACAACCTCGCTGCATTTCGCGCTGATTTAACGGAAGAGAGTGAACTTTGGCAAGCCAACCAACATCTGTTCCGGCTGCAACTGCAACAGTCAGTCCAGGCGTTGCAACAAGAAACCCAGAATTTTCTGGCTTACAGTCGCTTAGAGCGTCAAATCCAAGCTGAGGAGCTAGCTGAGCAGCTAGATAGTTTTGTACAAAAGCTCCAAGAGCAGACGGCTGAGTTTTTATCACTGACTGCCATAGAGCGATCGCTGATGGCTGAGCAATTAGCCCAAGAACTACGCCAATTCCACTCCGAGCTAAATGCCAGTGTTACCCTGCTGCGCCAAGAGATTCAAACGCAAGTTTCTACGCTTCAACAAGAAACTCAAGCGCTCTTATCAACCAGTCAGCATGAACGGGTTTTAATGCGAACCCAACAAGCAAAAGAACTCACTACCTTTGTCGAGAAACTTAGTGCTGATGTGCAGAGCTATTTGTGGGAGCTGGAGCTACTACGAGAAGACCGAGCCCAACAACTGCAACAAACCCTCAGCCAAAGTAAAAGCGATCGCCAAGCCCATGTCGCAGCGCTGTTCCAACGCTTCGACACCTTTCGCACTGAACTACAGCAACATTGCACCAACTTGCGAACTTCTGTTTGGGGCGCAGATTTAGAAAATCAATTAACTCAAAGCCAAACCTCTCCCCCATTCCCTCTCCTACAGAAGAGGGGGGCCACAGACGGGCAGAGGTCAAATTCAGAGCCTACTAGCGCTCCAATTCCCCCTGCTCAACCCAAACCTGTAGACATCGAAAAAGAAGTTTACAACTACATCCATCAAGTTCAAGGAGCTCGTTTAGCAGAACTAGAAACTGCTTTAACGATTAATCGAATTCAAGCCGTCGATGTGCTCCGCTCCTTAATCACCAAAGGTTTAATTACGCAGCGCGATCGCGTCTATTACACCCAAGAGGAATTTAACCTGTGA
- a CDS encoding GvpL/GvpF family gas vesicle protein, which yields MPMYTYAFLNTPTSAIELPSGIVSALELVTCDRLSALIEPELSFETLQDHDAQLVQAVLTHDRVIRELFEQTALLPLRFGTRFLSTEGLLAHLQTHSQEYLEKLARVTGKAEYTLKLTPLVLEIEATLPTEAQGREYFLAKKRRFQSQYEQQQQQTAEWQTLVQAIAQIYPGPVLGEAQDGSQRVYLLVNAQEGPQLYEHLQTWQIQCPHWELTLSEALPPYHFV from the coding sequence ATGCCGATGTACACCTATGCTTTCCTCAACACACCCACAAGTGCCATCGAACTACCATCTGGAATTGTGAGTGCTTTGGAGCTAGTGACTTGCGATCGCCTCTCTGCCCTAATCGAACCTGAGTTGTCTTTTGAAACGCTACAAGATCATGACGCTCAGTTAGTTCAAGCAGTGTTGACCCACGATCGCGTGATTCGAGAATTGTTTGAGCAGACCGCTTTACTGCCCCTGCGGTTTGGCACTCGGTTTTTATCCACTGAAGGATTGCTAGCTCATTTGCAAACCCACAGCCAGGAATATCTGGAGAAGTTAGCCAGGGTGACTGGGAAAGCCGAATACACCCTGAAGTTAACTCCCTTAGTCTTGGAGATCGAAGCCACCTTGCCAACAGAGGCGCAGGGGCGAGAATATTTTTTAGCGAAAAAACGCCGTTTCCAAAGTCAGTACGAACAGCAACAGCAGCAGACGGCTGAGTGGCAGACCTTGGTGCAAGCGATCGCCCAAATCTATCCGGGGCCAGTCTTAGGTGAAGCACAAGATGGCAGCCAACGAGTGTATCTGTTAGTGAATGCTCAGGAAGGCCCCCAACTTTACGAACACTTACAAACCTGGCAAATTCAATGCCCTCATTGGGAACTGACTCTCAGTGAAGCGCTTCCTCCCTATCATTTCGTTTAG
- a CDS encoding KGK domain-containing protein gives MNNQFQVLSDTEVISVEEADQIVVSHTTFKAGEFLELLQRDYLYSDEAEGWLSKGISCEVLSPSKGWRKGKVKISLAFCPDEVESPLDDIRQQISEEGDRD, from the coding sequence ATGAATAATCAATTCCAAGTCTTATCGGATACCGAAGTAATTTCTGTAGAAGAGGCTGACCAAATAGTAGTCTCTCATACGACTTTTAAAGCTGGTGAGTTTCTTGAGCTTTTGCAACGAGATTATTTATATTCTGATGAAGCTGAAGGATGGTTGAGCAAAGGTATTAGTTGTGAGGTTTTAAGCCCTTCTAAAGGCTGGCGAAAGGGTAAAGTCAAAATTAGCTTGGCTTTCTGTCCTGATGAAGTAGAATCACCGCTTGATGATATTCGTCAACAAATTTCAGAAGAAGGCGATCGCGATTAA
- the gvpA gene encoding gas vesicle structural protein GvpA produces the protein MAVEKVNSSSSLAEVIDRILDKGIVIDAWVRVSLVGIELLAIEARVVIASVETYLKYAEAVGLTTQAAVPAA, from the coding sequence ATGGCTGTTGAGAAAGTAAACTCCTCCTCTAGTTTGGCTGAAGTGATTGACCGCATCCTCGACAAAGGTATTGTCATTGATGCTTGGGTTCGCGTTTCCCTAGTAGGAATCGAACTGTTGGCAATCGAGGCACGGGTTGTAATTGCTTCCGTTGAAACCTACCTAAAGTATGCCGAAGCAGTAGGTTTGACCACTCAAGCTGCGGTTCCTGCTGCTTAG
- the gvpN gene encoding gas vesicle protein GvpN has translation MSTVLQARPRRFVSTPAVERVAARALRYLQSGFSVHLRGPAGTGKTTLALHLADLLTRPIMLVFGDDEFKTSDLIGNQLGYTRKKVVDNFIHSVVKVEDELKQNWVDSRLTLACREGFTLVYDEFNRSRPEVNNVLLSALEEKILALPPSGNRPEYVRVNPQFRAIFTSNPEEYCGVHSTQDALMDRLVTINMPEPDELTQQEILVQKTEIERESAILITQLVKAFRLKSGGEKSSGLRSGIAIAKVCQEHNIPVMAEDADFRDICMDVLLSRTSLPLQESTTLLWELLNELVCREPKAIAPIPTTAPPRTEYADRTVTITTTSIALEPATVKAAELQAAPQATTEPTTAIAEPEISDQDQLGLDEAEVYTYLRQASGARVSEIEAALSMNRFQAVNALRSLAQKGILAQRNNRLYVTS, from the coding sequence GTGAGTACCGTTCTACAAGCCCGCCCCCGTCGATTTGTCAGCACTCCCGCCGTCGAGCGTGTAGCTGCTAGAGCTTTGCGCTACCTGCAATCTGGATTTTCCGTGCATCTGCGTGGCCCTGCTGGCACAGGTAAAACCACTCTGGCTTTACACTTGGCTGACCTTTTGACTCGGCCCATTATGTTGGTCTTTGGCGATGACGAGTTCAAAACTTCAGACTTAATTGGCAACCAATTGGGTTATACCCGCAAAAAAGTTGTAGACAACTTCATCCACAGCGTCGTCAAAGTTGAGGATGAACTCAAGCAAAACTGGGTAGACTCGCGCCTCACCTTGGCTTGCCGCGAAGGTTTCACCTTGGTCTACGACGAGTTCAACCGCTCTCGCCCCGAAGTCAACAATGTTTTACTCTCTGCCTTAGAAGAAAAGATTTTGGCTTTGCCACCTAGCGGCAACCGTCCCGAATATGTGCGAGTAAATCCTCAATTCCGGGCCATCTTCACCTCCAATCCAGAAGAATACTGTGGGGTGCATTCCACTCAAGATGCCTTGATGGATCGTCTGGTCACAATCAACATGCCAGAGCCAGATGAGCTGACTCAGCAAGAGATTTTAGTCCAAAAAACCGAGATCGAGCGAGAAAGCGCCATCTTAATCACCCAGTTGGTCAAAGCTTTTCGGCTTAAATCTGGGGGTGAGAAATCTTCTGGTTTACGCTCTGGCATTGCGATCGCCAAAGTTTGCCAGGAGCATAATATTCCTGTCATGGCGGAGGATGCTGACTTCCGAGATATCTGTATGGATGTGCTGCTCTCCCGCACCAGCCTGCCTCTACAGGAATCTACCACCCTGCTTTGGGAACTCCTCAACGAACTCGTTTGCCGTGAACCTAAGGCGATCGCACCCATACCCACGACTGCACCGCCACGAACAGAGTATGCCGATCGCACCGTGACCATCACAACCACCTCAATTGCACTCGAGCCAGCCACTGTAAAGGCTGCTGAACTTCAGGCTGCTCCTCAGGCTACGACTGAACCCACTACTGCGATCGCGGAACCTGAGATTAGCGACCAAGATCAACTGGGGTTAGATGAGGCAGAAGTGTATACCTATTTGCGTCAGGCCAGTGGGGCGCGAGTCTCAGAAATTGAAGCAGCCTTAAGCATGAATCGATTTCAGGCGGTGAATGCGTTACGTTCCCTAGCTCAAAAGGGAATCCTAGCTCAACGCAACAATCGCCTCTACGTCACTTCCTGA
- a CDS encoding KGK domain-containing protein, producing the protein MENQDFLSEFGHEDVIAFDSVLHKTGKFKNVAKNTFMDRNWVPIKFNTNLGVSSEKWLEEGVSCEILRLGDKSWQKGKIKIRASVEFCPDEPEITESPLDDIRQAIAEEN; encoded by the coding sequence ATGGAAAATCAAGATTTTCTATCTGAGTTTGGTCATGAAGATGTGATTGCATTTGATTCTGTTTTGCATAAAACAGGTAAATTCAAAAATGTTGCAAAAAACACATTCATGGATCGAAATTGGGTGCCAATAAAATTTAATACCAATCTAGGAGTTTCTTCGGAAAAGTGGCTTGAAGAAGGTGTATCTTGCGAAATTTTGAGGCTTGGTGATAAATCTTGGCAGAAGGGAAAAATCAAAATCAGAGCCAGTGTAGAATTCTGCCCCGATGAGCCTGAAATAACAGAATCCCCACTCGATGATATTCGGCAAGCAATCGCTGAGGAAAACTAA
- a CDS encoding KGK domain-containing protein, which produces MSNDFRELNTQSLDKDAALMFSSSMFKVEEFLSKIQETFPHPGYQAFSTALNPKGGIPGSWRDWFSKGIDCEILRTDAKGWKKGKLRIRIAVEFCPDEAEEVTEGIGLLNEQVKSSLDDIRQMQSH; this is translated from the coding sequence ATGAGTAATGATTTTCGGGAGCTTAATACTCAATCTCTTGATAAAGATGCTGCCCTAATGTTTTCTAGTTCTATGTTTAAGGTAGAAGAATTCTTGTCAAAGATTCAAGAAACATTCCCGCACCCTGGTTATCAAGCTTTTTCCACAGCCTTAAACCCTAAAGGAGGTATACCAGGAAGTTGGCGAGATTGGTTTAGCAAAGGAATAGATTGTGAAATCTTGCGAACTGATGCTAAAGGATGGAAAAAAGGAAAGCTTAGAATTAGGATAGCAGTTGAGTTCTGTCCTGATGAAGCAGAAGAAGTAACTGAAGGCATTGGTTTATTAAATGAGCAAGTAAAATCGTCCCTGGATGATATTCGCCAGATGCAATCTCACTAA
- a CDS encoding AAA family ATPase, with product MDNLFKGFEQLIELAKALEEKAEQGEIKTDIQFRSRSLSSIPRQGNIPSGMGVRRGPVTSPGADATSAPTPEVTVTPPIRDSKAPPLQTVGGLAPVLKELRELVEIPLKRPELLQRLGLEPTKGVLLVGPPGTGKTLTARALAEDLGVNYIAIVGPEVMGKYYGEAEGRLRAIFDKAAKSAPCLVFIDEIDSLAPDRSKVEGEVEKRLVAQLLGLMDGFAKTEGVIVLAATNRPDHLDPALRRPGRFDREVQFRVPDRDGRLEILQILTQSMPLDSVDLGAIADLAVGLVGADLKALCQKAAYSALRRLVPSLDEPPPEEMTLTQQDFLQAIKEVKPAVLRSVEIESPDVAWDDIGGLDDLKRTLQESVEGALLYPELYQQTGAKAPRGILLWGPPGTGKTLLAKAVASQARANFIAVNGPELLSRWVGAAEQAVRELFGKARQAAPCVVFVDEIDTLAPARGRFNGDSGVSDRVVGQLLTELDGLQGCPNVLLIGATNRPDALDPALLRAGRLDLQLKVDLPDQASRLAILQVHNQDRPLKGVDLASWAAQTEGWNGADLALLSNQAALEAVRHYRATGLADPTQIRISNDEFASAYQALAAQRQTP from the coding sequence ATGGACAACTTATTCAAAGGGTTTGAGCAACTGATAGAACTCGCCAAAGCCCTAGAAGAAAAGGCAGAACAGGGAGAAATCAAGACAGATATTCAGTTTCGCTCCCGCAGTTTAAGTAGTATTCCCCGACAAGGAAACATCCCCTCAGGTATGGGCGTGCGTCGTGGCCCTGTCACTTCTCCTGGCGCTGATGCGACATCTGCCCCAACCCCCGAAGTCACCGTCACGCCACCGATCCGCGACTCCAAAGCCCCACCGCTACAGACCGTGGGTGGGCTAGCGCCTGTCCTCAAGGAACTGCGAGAACTGGTAGAAATTCCCCTCAAGCGTCCAGAGTTGTTGCAACGGTTGGGTTTGGAACCCACTAAAGGTGTGTTGCTAGTCGGACCACCCGGAACAGGTAAGACTTTAACTGCCCGCGCCTTAGCCGAAGACTTAGGAGTCAACTACATCGCGATCGTTGGCCCCGAAGTCATGGGGAAATATTACGGGGAAGCCGAAGGTCGATTGCGAGCCATTTTTGACAAAGCCGCTAAGTCTGCTCCCTGCCTGGTGTTTATTGATGAAATTGATAGCCTCGCTCCCGATCGCAGCAAAGTGGAAGGGGAAGTCGAGAAGCGTCTGGTCGCCCAACTGTTAGGGCTAATGGATGGCTTTGCCAAAACCGAGGGTGTAATTGTTCTCGCGGCCACCAACCGCCCCGATCATCTTGACCCAGCACTGCGTCGTCCTGGTCGCTTCGATCGCGAAGTTCAATTTCGAGTGCCCGATCGCGATGGCCGATTAGAGATTTTGCAGATTCTCACCCAGTCCATGCCCTTAGATTCAGTGGACTTAGGGGCGATCGCTGACTTGGCAGTTGGCCTAGTCGGTGCAGACCTAAAAGCCCTTTGCCAAAAAGCTGCCTACAGTGCCTTGCGCCGCTTAGTCCCTTCTTTAGATGAACCCCCGCCCGAAGAAATGACCTTAACACAGCAAGACTTCCTGCAAGCCATCAAAGAAGTCAAGCCCGCCGTTCTGCGCTCGGTAGAGATTGAGTCCCCGGACGTAGCTTGGGATGACATTGGCGGACTAGATGACCTGAAGCGAACGCTCCAAGAATCTGTGGAAGGGGCACTGCTTTACCCAGAACTCTATCAACAAACGGGAGCCAAAGCGCCACGCGGCATTCTGCTTTGGGGACCACCAGGTACAGGTAAAACGCTCCTTGCTAAAGCCGTGGCGTCTCAAGCTAGAGCCAACTTCATCGCCGTTAATGGCCCAGAATTATTGAGCCGTTGGGTCGGTGCTGCCGAACAAGCCGTGCGGGAATTATTCGGCAAGGCTCGTCAAGCGGCTCCTTGTGTCGTGTTTGTGGATGAGATTGACACCCTGGCTCCAGCACGAGGCCGCTTTAATGGAGATTCTGGAGTCAGCGATCGCGTCGTGGGTCAACTTTTAACTGAACTAGATGGCTTGCAAGGCTGCCCGAATGTGTTGCTGATTGGAGCGACCAATCGCCCCGATGCCCTCGACCCTGCCCTCCTACGAGCGGGACGCTTAGATTTACAACTCAAAGTCGATCTACCGGATCAAGCCAGTCGCCTCGCCATTTTGCAAGTACATAACCAAGATCGACCCTTAAAAGGCGTAGACCTAGCATCTTGGGCCGCACAAACGGAAGGTTGGAACGGTGCAGATTTGGCCCTTCTGAGTAATCAAGCCGCTTTAGAAGCTGTTCGACATTACCGAGCCACAGGACTTGCCGATCCTACCCAAATTCGGATTAGTAACGATGAGTTTGCCTCTGCTTATCAAGCTCTCGCTGCCCAAAGACAAACCCCATAA
- a CDS encoding KGK domain-containing protein has product MENSENNKFQALKYDEVLSIYSEDISDYLELPRTLRVVEFIEAIAEKSLPSDQEISVFAEGMECEALKFDGQGWRKGKIRVSLEFLPDEMKSPLDDIRQAIPNDVWQDPS; this is encoded by the coding sequence ATGGAAAATAGCGAGAACAACAAATTTCAAGCCTTGAAATATGATGAAGTCCTTTCGATTTACTCCGAAGACATCTCGGACTATTTAGAATTACCTCGGACCCTTAGAGTTGTTGAATTTATCGAAGCGATCGCCGAGAAATCTCTACCTTCCGATCAAGAAATTAGTGTCTTTGCTGAAGGCATGGAATGTGAAGCCCTCAAGTTTGATGGACAGGGTTGGCGTAAAGGCAAAATTAGAGTCAGCTTGGAATTTCTTCCCGACGAAATGAAGTCACCCTTGGATGATATTCGTCAAGCGATTCCTAACGATGTCTGGCAAGACCCTTCGTGA